The genomic region CCGGGTCGCCGACGCCCCACTCCGTCTGCCACGCCGCGAGGTCCAGCGTCGGCGACGCCCCGGTGGTGAGGTACTCCGTCACGTCGACGCCGATCCCGCCCGCGCCGATCACCGCCACGCGCCGGCCGGCCGGGCGACCGCCGCGGACCAGTTCGGCGTACGAGAGGACCTTGGGGTGGTCGATGCCGGGGATGGCCGGGATCCGCGGTACGACACCGGTCGCGACCACCACCTCGTCGAAGCCGGTCAGGTCGGCCGCGGTCGCACGATGGCCGAGACGCACCTCGACCCCGGTCAGCTCCAGCCGGCGACGGTAGTACCGGATCGTTTCGGCGAACTCCTCCTTGCCGGGGATCCGCCGCGCGATCCCGAACTGCCCACCGATCTCGTCGTCGGCCTCGAACAGCTCGACCCGGTGCCCGCGCTGCGCCGCCGTCACCGCCGCGGACAACCCGGCCGGACCGGCGCCGACCACCGCGACCCGCTGCGTACGCCGGGTCGGCAGCAACCGCAGCTCCGTCTCCCGGGCCGCGCGGGGATTGACCAGGCAGCTGGCCAGGCGCTTCGCGAACACGTGGTCCAGGCACGCCTGGTTGCACGCGATGCACACGTTGATCTCGTCGGCCCGGCCGGTGGTTGCCTTGAGCACCCACTCCGGATCGGCCAGGAACGGCCGGGCCAGGCTGACCAGGTCGGCATCGCCGCGAGCCAGCACCTCCTCGGCGACCTGAGGCAGGTTGATCCGGTTCGAGGTGACCACCGGAATGCCCACGTGCGGGCGGAACGCGGCCGTCACCGAGGTGAACGCCGCCCGCGGGACCGAGGTGACGATGGTCGGCACCCGCGCCTCGTGCCAGCCGATCCCGGTGGTGATGATCGACGCCCCGGCCGCCTCGATCTCCTGGCCCAGGGCAACGACCTCGGCCCAGGTCTGGCCGCCGTCGACCAGATCCGCCATCGACAGCCGGTAGAGGATCAGGAAGTCCGGCCCGACCCGCTCCCGGGTCCGCCGGACGATCTCGACGGCCAGCCGGCGGCGGTTCTGCGGCGTCCCGCCCCAGCGGTCGGTCCGCCGGTTCGTGCGTTCGGCCAGGAACTGGTTGATGAAGTAGCCCTCGGAGCCCATGATCTCGACGCCGTCGTAGCCGGCCTCGCGAGCCAGCGCGGCGCACTCGACGTACGCGTCGAGCTGGCGGCGCACGCCACGGTCCGACAGCGCCCGCGGCCGGAACGGGTTGATCGGTGCCTTCAGCGCCGACGCGGAGACGCTGAGCGGGTGGTACGCGTAACGGCCGGCGTGCAGGATCTGCAGCGCGATCCGGCCGCCCTCGGCGTGCACGGCGTCGGTGACGACGCGGTGTCGCCTGGCCTGCCGCCGACTGGTCAGCCGCGAGCCGAACGGCGTCAGCCAGCCGGTCCGGTTCGGCGCGTAGCCGC from Kribbella flavida DSM 17836 harbors:
- a CDS encoding NADPH-dependent 2,4-dienoyl-CoA reductase, which produces MNDYPTLLAPLDLGHLTLPNRVIMGSMHTGLEDRAKDLPKLAAYFAERARGGVGLIVTGGYAPNRTGWLTPFGSRLTSRRQARRHRVVTDAVHAEGGRIALQILHAGRYAYHPLSVSASALKAPINPFRPRALSDRGVRRQLDAYVECAALAREAGYDGVEIMGSEGYFINQFLAERTNRRTDRWGGTPQNRRRLAVEIVRRTRERVGPDFLILYRLSMADLVDGGQTWAEVVALGQEIEAAGASIITTGIGWHEARVPTIVTSVPRAAFTSVTAAFRPHVGIPVVTSNRINLPQVAEEVLARGDADLVSLARPFLADPEWVLKATTGRADEINVCIACNQACLDHVFAKRLASCLVNPRAARETELRLLPTRRTQRVAVVGAGPAGLSAAVTAAQRGHRVELFEADDEIGGQFGIARRIPGKEEFAETIRYYRRRLELTGVEVRLGHRATAADLTGFDEVVVATGVVPRIPAIPGIDHPKVLSYAELVRGGRPAGRRVAVIGAGGIGVDVTEYLTTGASPTLDLAAWQTEWGVGDPVVHRGGLVEPKPEPPQREVFLLQRKPGKIGAGLGKTTGWVHRAALKNKQVTMLRGVNYERIDDEGLHITFGPKREKARLLAVDHVVVCAGQESVSHLAEELRALGRPVHVIGGAEVAAELDAERAIEQGTRLAAEL